Part of the Anas platyrhynchos isolate ZD024472 breed Pekin duck chromosome 12, IASCAAS_PekinDuck_T2T, whole genome shotgun sequence genome, CTGCAGGGTGGGGTGGGACGGCTGCGCTGCTGGGGCTTGCCGGCCTTGAAGCACAGGAGCGTGGTGCTGAGGTGCCTGGCAGGTAGGGTCTGCCTGTGCTGCCTGTGGACGGAGAGGCTCAGAGCATGGGGAGCCCTGTCCCGTGGCTGCCAGCACGCTCCCCtgtggcagtgctgtgctgggaggaaaGGGCTCCTCAGCGCTGCGCTGTGCTCCCCACGGCAGGTGGCCCTGGCTGGGACAGAGCCTGGCTGTGTTGTGCTGCCCCGTTCCTCGTGAGCATCTCTGCTCCCTTGTGTTCCAGCTGATGCACAAGCTGAGTGTGGAGGCACCACCCAAGATTCTGGTGGAGAGATACCTCATTGAGATTGCCAAGAACTACAATGTGCCCTACGAGCCTGACTCGGTGGTGATGGTGAGTGAGGCACTGCAGGTCTGTAGCTCCCTTCTGTGTTATTGTGACGGAATTTTCCCATTAGTACTTGGGTGGGTGTTCAGAGCACCAGTCTGAAGTGTTGCACCAAACTTGGTGGTAGCTGTGCTTTGATGCTTTCTGTACAGTCCTAGCGTACTAGCATAGCAGGATCCCTGCTACTTCCCATACTGTGGCATATGGCTGTTGTCATGCTGCAGTCTGGTCTCTCTTCTGACTTCCATTAATGCAGTTGCTGTCCATTCTGTCCTTCTGGCTTTGTCCCATCTTGTCCAGAGACAAAACCTGCATCTAACGCTGTTCAGAGGGTTGTGATCAGAAAAGAGAttcttcttccctccccaggctgaAGCCCCTACAGGCGTGGAGGCAGATCTGATTGACGTGGGATTCACTGATGATGTGAAGAAGGGCGGCCatggagggggaggaggtggtggattTACTGCCCCACTGGTTGGTCTTGATGGATTAGTGCCTGTGCCAGTGCCGATGCCTATGCCCATGCCGTCACCAAATCCACCCTTCTCCTATCCACCTCCAAAGGGACCGGTAAGTGGCTTTGGTTTGAGCTTGCCTTTCTTCTGTGGAGGACTGGTTGTGATGCTTAGCCCTGTCCCTGCCGATTGGGAAGTATCTGTACCTGCCAACGTGATGTGTCAGAAGGCCATCTTGTAACTGTGAAACTGCCTGAAGTGGAAATTGTTGGCAGCACAGCTGAAGCTTCTTGTTGCTTCTTGACTGTGGAGATTCCTCCCACTGTTCTCCAGCCAGCCCTCTGCATTCAGGGACCAGAGGAGTCCAGACCTAACTCCTGAGGCAGTCTTCTGACTGTCAGGCTTTTGTCCTGGGGTTGGAGCAGCACTTTGAACTTGGTAGGCTGGTAGCGTGCCAAGGTTCAGTCAAGGAAATCAAGTGAGTTTTATGGGATGggaacagcaaaggaaaatgcagaagtgCCTTGCTTTTAGACCCAAGTTGGGAGGGGACTAGGCCAGCAGCTCTGAGATGATTTGCTGTGGGAATGGAAGGCAGAAGCCGTAAAGAGCACCTTTCTTGGCTGTTAACAGGATATCTGGGGAGTGGCAAAACAGCGGGTTGGCTTGGTATCTTAATAAAGACCCGACAATGTGGTGTTTTTCATGGAAAATCTGGGCCAACTGCTGTCAGCAGGCTGAAGACCCAGGCATAAATAATCTGGGGACTTGCTCTAAGTCTAGACCTTTGAGGCACTGTTGCTTTACAAGTACGGGTAATACATACAAAGCCTTCGGTGAGCCATAGAGAGTTCCTTCCCATTCTGTGGTGTTGCACTCAGGAGAGATGGCTCAAGAATGCTTAAGGCAGAGTGTTCCACATTTTTATTACCTGGTATTTATAATACTGCATGGGATGAAGTGTTTACTCGTGATGGTTCTTTAGAATAACTTGTAGTGCTGTTCAGTGGCTGCAGGTGACTGTGTCTGATTAAAACTTGAGAATCTGTTCCTAGTGAGCATAATCTATATCAAGTTGGATACTTACCTTAAACTACCACTTTCTCTGACTCCCGTAGCAGCTGTAGATGTATTGTGTCCCATGGTGGCTCTCAGGTGACTTGGCTGGCGTGTGACTGTTCAATTTCTCTCTGTACAGGACAACTTCAGTGGCCTGCCGGTGGGGACCTACCAGCCTTTTACTAACATTCATCCGCCGCCAATTCCAGCAAACCCACCAACATACGAATCTGTAAGTGCCTGAGCTGAATCACCCACCGCTGTGGGTAGCAGAGGGAAACTTGAGAGGAGGGCAGTGGAAGCCATTCATTAAGCACGTTGCTGTCGACCTTTGGAGCTTTTGGGGTGGTGCTCGGCATTGCTTTGGGTGTGGTGAATGTGGGTGTGTGATGAGAAAGAGTCTTGTGAGAAGTTCCTCATTCCTCTGTGTATTTTAACTGCAGAGGAAAGCCAAGGTTTATTTTTACCGTGTTGTTAAAACGATGATAAACAGTTGATGAGCAGAGACCCCGGATCCTGTTTTTGTAATGTGACAGGTTTATCGCTTTCAGGCTGTCTCAATATGGCATTTGAACTAATACGTAGGTAGTCTGGATGAAAATTTTGGCTGACCCAGCTGAAGAACATTTAAGCACTCTTCCTTTCCCAGACTTTTCTAAGTCATCggggaaaagaaaggggagTCTGGAGTTTGCTTTCCATGCTTGGTTTTGTTGCAGTTCATGATcacatctctcttttttttttttttttggtgacgtGTTTGTCTCTGCGATGCCATGAATAGCAACAAGTATAGCCCAACAGTTGTGCGTACCTTTGAGTCCAGGAGATGCAGGCACAGGTACAGCAGCTGTCAGCTAGGTGCAGATAGATGGCACTgactgcagcccagcaggaagGAGGAGTTCTTCCAGCAAAACTGACCATGCTGTGGGCCTTTGGCCCAGCGGGTTCAAGACTTCTGAAGAGATCATTTCTTACGTTGCTGCTGATCACAAGGGCTTATCTATTGCTTGTGAAAGGAAGCAGTTGCTGTGCTTACGTGGATGAAGAGGGCAGTCTTCTCCCGCTTTTGTCCTTGATAAATACTTTTAGACCTGCTAGTAGATGTGCTGCTTATCTGGTACCAAGTTATGGCCAATGAAGCTGCTTTGATTGACAAGGAGGGACAGGGAAATGGAAGCAGTGCCTCCTTTTCTTGGGAAGAGATTCAGGTTCTTTGGAGTGTGCTGGAAGCAAGGGTTTATCTGTCTTCTTGGGGAGGTGTGGCATGTGCATTGCTGTGCATGAGTGTGGCTGCTTTTGCACTTGAGTTGTGCCTGTACAGCTGGGGGATTCTGTGCCTGCTAGGAAAGAGTGATAGTAACTGAGAGCCTGTTTCAGATTGATGAGCCTAATGCTGACAAGGATGCTTCTTCTGCGCCGGTGGCTGGTGAGTATGCCAAGAGGCatggggtggtttggggctgTGGGTAAGGCTGGGATATCCTAGCGTCCCTGGGAGTGAACTTTCATTATAGGGAATAATGTGTGGAACTGAACTCAAATCCTGCTTTCAAAATGTGTTGGGAGAAGCCTATGGCAGAAGTGGAGAGTATTCCCAAACACATTGGATCTGGGAAACTTAACAACTAGAGTTTGACTTTGGCATCAGTACTAGGTCTTCAGCTTATCTCATCAGTTTGCAGAATAAAATGAGCAAGCAACGGATTAAAATGATAATATACTTTATATAACAGTTTTTGCAGGAACAGAAATTAAGAAGTAAGCACTGAGAGGTAGATACGCTTGTGTTAGTGTCAGCATTGAGGCCGCATGCAGTGCAGCAGGGCTAGCAGGAGGAGTTGGTATCTGTCCCTCTGCCTACATGCTTCCGAGATGCTTCATGTATCGTAATTGGGTCACAATTTCTTCAGCTTTGTACAGTGTGCTTCTGCTCTGTATGCTTTGAAAGCACTTATAATCTGTAGCAGATAAGGGCAGAGTAGATTTTAAAGTAAGTAAACCCTTGCCAGCTCCAGCAAGGATTTCTGACAATCTCATGGGGTACTTcggaaggtggtggtggtgtatGGTGGAGGTAGGCCTGCCGTTGCACTGGGATTGGTACACTTCAGTTTGACATTTGGGTGATAGGAGCACATGATACCTACGTGTCCCTTTAGGGGGTGTTGGAATGGAGAAAACTGGGACTTGAATCCCCATGGTGCAGCCCATCTTCTACAGTCGAGTACATCTGTAGGGTGGGGTCACCAGTCCAGGTCTGTCACGGCTGCAGCTCCTTGCAGCCTTATAAACCTTTTCCCCACTGAGCCTAAGTGCAGTTAGAGCTGTGTGACCACTGGTCATTGGTGCTGCCTTTTTGATTGCAGGATCTTCTTGCATGTGTTTCTGTGTCTCTTTTTGGCCTAACGAGTGTGATAATGAGTGAGGTGAAATGATACTCCTTTTATTCTAAATAGGGCCTGGACCCAAGTCAGAACCTTCTCCAAAACCAAGAGCTGGACCTCCTAATACCATTGATAACTTTGTGTTGCCTGAGTTACCTTCCGTGCCGGACACACTGCCAACAGCATCTGCTGGCACCAATTCTTCTGCCTCTGAAGACATTGACTTTGATGATCTTTCTCGGAGATTTGAGGAGCTAAAGAAGAAAACCTAAGACTGAGTGGGCTCTAACTCCTGTGAGAAGGGCAGGAGCTGTGATTAACTTCTCTCTAAAACACTCCCCCCTGAAATCGGTTTCCTATATTAACCTCAAACGAACACTCCTCTTTTTGAGCTCTCTTCCTGCTGTACTTAAACCAaatgctgcagctttctcaaTCGTTGCTCCAGGAGTTGAACTGCGGGGAGCCTTGTGAGACTGAAGCAGGGAACAGTTTGCACCAGTCCGGGTAGCTATAGAGGAAACCCGTGTTGGACGTTGTGGCTGCCGTTCCTGGCTGGCcgcagcagctgtgctgccttCCCCAGAGAGGGGTGATGAAGGTTGAAATTATAATCGGGcgtcctgtgtgtgtgtgtgtgggctCAAGGGCAGCGTCAGCCACCAGGTGCCCTGCGCCGCCTTATGGTGCGTGTGGACAGGGGgattgtcttcttttttttttttttaagtccctTGGGTAAGATTTAAGTACTGGGGGccgaggcaggcagcagccttgCGAGGAGCGCTGCCCTTACCCTGCAGCACCTGTGCCCGGGGGGCTGTggcggggcccgggggggccgcTCCCAgctggcggcggggcgggggcggggttGCAGGTGGAGGGGGCGGGACCTTCTCTTGGGCTCCCGCGTCTCTATTGGCTGGGCCGCCTCGGCCTCCGCCAATCCCTGGGCCGGGCTCCCGGAAGTGCCGCTGCACACCTTGGGCCGGGCAAGATGGCGGCGCCGCTGCGCGTgagcggccggggccgggcggggggcggcgggaggggagcggggcggggggcccGGGGTCggtgccggtcccggtgccCGCCCCGGTGCTGACGGCCTCACGCAGCGGCGCCTGCGGGCGCTGGCGGCGGCGCTGGGCGGCTgcgggctgctgctgggctcggcGCTGGCGGCGGGCGACGAGCGGCTGCaggcggcggcgctgcccgcGCTGCGCTGCCTCCCCCCGGAGACCGCGCACGGCCTGGCCCTGAGGGCCGCCGCCTGCGGGCTGCTGCCGGCCGCACGCCCCGACGGCCCCGCGCTGGTACGGCTCTGCggatggggggaggggggagctccggggggggggggcgggggcccGGGTACCCGCGGGGGGGCTCCCGGTGCgggggaggggccgggggcgaggccccgggccgggccggtgTCCGCAGGCGGCGCTGCCCCGCAGGAGGTGCGCGTCCTCGGGCGGCGGTTCCGCAACCCGCTGGGCCTGGCGGCTGGCTTCGACAAGCACGGCGAGGCTGTGGACGGGCTGTACAAGGTGGGCTTCGGCTTCGTGGAGGTGGGCACCGTCACGCCCGAGCCCCAGGAGGGGAACCCCAAGCCCAGAGTTTTCCGGCTGCTGGAGGACGAGGCGGTCATTAACAGGTGGGGGCACACAAGGTGTCCGGCCGGGTGCTGGCGGTGTGGGGAGGCGTTCGGGTGGCCCCAGCACCATCCTCTGCTTTGTGGTTGCAGCTGCGCTGGGTGCGCTGAGCGGAGCTGTGGAGCCCTCCTCACAATTCTGTGTCCCGTGTGGTGCACCAGCCTGGTCCTGAACCTTGCCTTTTCTGTTCCAGGTATGGATTCAACAGTCACGGCCACGCTGCAGTGGA contains:
- the IST1 gene encoding IST1 homolog isoform X2; the protein is MEILELYCDLLLARFGLIQSMKELDSGLAEAVSTLIWAAPRLQSEVAELKIVADQLCAKYSKEYGKLCRTNQIGTVNDRLMHKLSVEAPPKILVERYLIEIAKNYNVPYEPDSVVMAEAPTGVEADLIDVGFTDDVKKGGHGGGGGGGFTAPLVGLDGLVPVPVPMPMPMPSPNPPFSYPPPKGPDNFSGLPVGTYQPFTNIHPPPIPANPPTYESIDEPNADKDASSAPVAGPGPKSEPSPKPRAGPPNTIDNFVLPELPSVPDTLPTASAGTNSSASEDIDFDDLSRRFEELKKKT
- the IST1 gene encoding IST1 homolog isoform X1 gives rise to the protein MLGSGFKAERLRVNLRLVINRLKLLEKKKTELAQKARKEIADYLAAGKDERARIRVEHIIREDYLVEAMEILELYCDLLLARFGLIQSMKELDSGLAEAVSTLIWAAPRLQSEVAELKIVADQLCAKYSKEYGKLCRTNQIGTVNDRLMHKLSVEAPPKILVERYLIEIAKNYNVPYEPDSVVMAEAPTGVEADLIDVGFTDDVKKGGHGGGGGGGFTAPLVGLDGLVPVPVPMPMPMPSPNPPFSYPPPKGPDNFSGLPVGTYQPFTNIHPPPIPANPPTYESIDEPNADKDASSAPVAGPGPKSEPSPKPRAGPPNTIDNFVLPELPSVPDTLPTASAGTNSSASEDIDFDDLSRRFEELKKKT